Proteins from a single region of Dysosmobacter acutus:
- a CDS encoding SpaA isopeptide-forming pilin-related protein, whose amino-acid sequence MRTRLLSLLLVLVTVLSLLPTSALAASSTGTGIKPTSNTNYWTTRLLHDGTPYSYKPPMAAGKMLYCLDRGYGYRWGTPSFLNSYTYTSATGADADAVLKTALAQSGMGELDAQQLENFKWMMTYIVDYKGDIPGSLFFAAQTYVWDHQTFKGEGDGDIDGGGFANADTYETYLGYIDWMLAEKAKEDAAFQKQIEEYAAQGVIATVVEDDTAKWAVWAKSSVKGRQSFFNYYAPRKLSLEAQPGEPDIPPAGTGDITLKKVAAGTTRGLDGARFLIYRDGQIVGSDVTANGGIIEINDVTKGLWSFVETEAPAGYCTDPTPISVYVDTTDGDKQYTVTAENYELPNMKIIKRDAMSGKPIAGTVFSIKSVTGSYSTSVTTGTDGSATLSAIPAGVYVAREESVPEPYIVTNTEQTVALRPGKTSEVTFVDYEKPGLEIVKKNIANGEPIEGVTYRIEQIDGSFSTSATTDNHGRIFLDSVPVGTFKVTEINVPNHVILCPIPQEVALKAGETSTVTFFNALKPSLEIRKLDSVTGDPVKGAKFQIWYGSNHTDTGELNDLGTYFSDASGKIILPEIKDGWYKVTELEPASGYAIKEPATQECFIAGGESKVLIFENTPLSAIIIRKVDSESGQPLEGAWFRIRYLGGTSGTGGTVVGEYKTSSNGTIVATGLKAGTYVCEEISAPDGYVITDAAETVYLSGKDQDVITVTFGNDKMGSLLIVKKDAVTGAPISDVEFLVTDSDGSVIGTANGKYVTDSAGTIRIDGLTPGMTVIAREVRAKDGYILDDTPQSIKIKRNSVMTLEFRNQPKGGVLVRKVDAATNEPISDVEFLVTDSDGNFIGNANGKFVTDSAGTFSITDIAPGTTLIIKETRAKEGYLLDDTPQTVKVKSNEVTTVEFRNQPKGNLIIVKQDSITKEPLEGVQFKIVYADGSYVDAEGGTLSSNGLYWTDKEGKITLSGISGTVVVTEVETIPGYTIDENSRTQTVTINPNDTQTLHFYNDPVGGVEIIKVNADKTSQRIPNTTFEIRKVDDALVDTVTTGKNGSVFCSLPDGAYYAVEVEAADGFRLDNTPHYFEVKGGKTTTLTVKNKALSGILIHKIDSTTGEGIYGVTFLLYDGNKNPMGQYESDQDGYVYIADLEKSGRYYIRELENEGYHVDKQLKTVYVTAGKTIEIEWENEPVTGQIQIYKYAAEYNEVTGTAPGTPLKGAVYEIVNARSGKVLDYITTDARGVAASKPLPLTRYQIREVTAPAYWQVSSEVFDVTLEYPGQIIKLSAYDKPSSLGVTITKRGNSAVMAGSQMRYDFTVANTSNVPLESFFWHDRIPTDIANATVLSTGTYSARLTYRILYKTNYSASYQVLASNLLSSNNYSFALNAIPMQAGEVVTDIYFDFGTVPVGFQSVANPTLSVMVKGMAVNGYQMVNRADAGGKYQGTWQTATANWITIVRKIGTTPKLPKTGY is encoded by the coding sequence ATGCGAACAAGACTTTTATCACTGCTGCTTGTACTGGTGACCGTTCTGAGTCTGCTGCCTACCTCGGCATTGGCGGCGTCCAGCACCGGTACCGGCATCAAGCCCACCAGCAACACAAATTACTGGACGACCCGCCTGCTCCATGACGGAACGCCGTACAGCTATAAGCCGCCCATGGCAGCGGGGAAAATGCTCTACTGCCTGGATCGCGGCTATGGCTACCGCTGGGGTACTCCGTCGTTCCTCAACTCTTACACCTATACATCCGCCACCGGCGCGGACGCGGACGCTGTCCTGAAAACAGCGCTGGCGCAGAGCGGCATGGGTGAACTGGATGCCCAGCAGCTTGAAAACTTCAAGTGGATGATGACCTATATCGTCGATTACAAGGGAGATATTCCCGGCAGCCTTTTTTTTGCAGCACAGACCTATGTGTGGGATCACCAGACCTTCAAGGGTGAGGGCGACGGCGATATCGACGGCGGAGGCTTTGCTAATGCGGATACCTATGAGACTTACTTGGGCTACATCGATTGGATGTTGGCCGAAAAAGCAAAGGAGGACGCAGCCTTCCAGAAGCAGATCGAGGAGTACGCCGCACAGGGCGTCATTGCTACGGTTGTTGAAGATGACACCGCAAAATGGGCAGTGTGGGCAAAGTCCAGCGTAAAGGGCCGCCAGAGTTTTTTCAACTATTACGCGCCGAGAAAACTCTCTCTTGAAGCGCAGCCGGGAGAACCGGATATTCCCCCTGCGGGTACAGGCGATATTACGCTGAAGAAGGTTGCCGCAGGAACCACCCGTGGTTTAGATGGTGCCCGCTTTCTGATTTACCGGGACGGTCAGATCGTGGGCAGCGATGTAACGGCAAACGGCGGCATCATCGAGATCAACGACGTCACCAAGGGCCTGTGGAGCTTCGTAGAAACGGAGGCTCCGGCCGGGTACTGCACCGATCCTACCCCCATCAGCGTCTATGTGGACACCACGGACGGCGATAAGCAGTACACGGTCACCGCCGAGAATTATGAACTGCCCAATATGAAAATCATCAAGCGGGACGCCATGAGCGGCAAACCGATTGCCGGCACGGTGTTTTCCATTAAGTCCGTTACCGGCAGCTATTCCACCTCCGTTACGACTGGGACGGACGGTTCCGCAACGCTCTCGGCCATTCCTGCCGGTGTCTATGTTGCGCGTGAGGAATCCGTTCCCGAGCCGTACATCGTAACCAATACCGAGCAGACCGTGGCGCTGCGCCCCGGCAAAACCTCCGAGGTCACTTTCGTTGACTATGAAAAGCCCGGTCTTGAAATTGTCAAGAAGAACATCGCCAACGGAGAGCCTATCGAGGGCGTGACCTACCGCATCGAGCAGATCGACGGCAGCTTTTCCACCAGCGCCACCACCGATAACCATGGCCGCATCTTCCTCGACTCTGTCCCGGTCGGCACATTCAAAGTGACGGAGATCAATGTCCCCAACCATGTCATTCTCTGCCCCATTCCGCAGGAAGTAGCGCTGAAGGCTGGTGAGACATCTACCGTCACCTTCTTCAATGCCCTCAAGCCCAGCTTGGAGATCCGCAAGTTGGATAGCGTCACCGGTGATCCCGTCAAGGGCGCCAAGTTCCAGATCTGGTATGGCAGCAACCATACCGACACCGGTGAGCTCAACGACCTCGGCACTTACTTTTCTGACGCAAGCGGAAAAATCATTCTTCCTGAGATCAAGGATGGCTGGTACAAAGTAACGGAATTGGAGCCGGCGTCCGGGTACGCCATCAAGGAGCCTGCCACGCAGGAATGCTTCATCGCCGGTGGTGAGAGCAAGGTGTTGATTTTCGAAAACACACCCCTTTCCGCCATCATCATCCGCAAGGTGGACAGTGAGAGCGGTCAGCCGCTGGAAGGTGCATGGTTTAGAATCCGCTACCTCGGCGGCACCTCCGGTACAGGCGGCACTGTGGTTGGCGAGTACAAAACATCCAGCAATGGCACCATCGTTGCAACCGGCCTCAAGGCAGGCACTTATGTCTGCGAGGAGATCTCCGCGCCGGACGGGTATGTGATCACCGACGCCGCGGAAACGGTCTATCTCTCCGGTAAGGATCAGGACGTCATTACCGTGACCTTCGGCAACGATAAGATGGGTTCTTTGCTCATTGTCAAAAAGGACGCCGTGACCGGCGCGCCCATCTCCGATGTCGAGTTCCTTGTGACCGACTCGGACGGAAGTGTCATCGGTACTGCCAATGGTAAGTATGTGACCGACAGCGCAGGTACTATCCGTATTGATGGCCTGACCCCCGGCATGACAGTCATCGCCCGTGAGGTGCGGGCAAAAGACGGCTACATTCTGGATGATACCCCGCAGAGCATCAAGATCAAGCGAAACTCTGTCATGACGCTGGAGTTCCGCAATCAACCCAAGGGCGGTGTGTTAGTTCGAAAGGTCGATGCTGCAACGAACGAACCGATCTCCGATGTTGAGTTCCTCGTGACCGACTCCGATGGAAACTTCATCGGTAATGCCAACGGCAAATTCGTGACGGACAGCGCAGGTACTTTCTCTATTACCGACATTGCCCCCGGTACGACGCTCATCATCAAGGAAACCCGCGCCAAAGAGGGGTACCTGTTGGACGATACGCCGCAGACGGTTAAGGTCAAATCCAACGAAGTCACCACGGTAGAGTTCAGAAATCAGCCCAAGGGCAACCTTATCATCGTCAAGCAGGATTCCATCACAAAGGAACCGCTGGAGGGCGTTCAGTTCAAGATCGTCTATGCGGATGGCTCGTATGTAGATGCCGAGGGCGGCACGCTGTCCTCCAACGGCCTGTACTGGACGGATAAGGAGGGCAAGATCACCCTCTCCGGCATTTCCGGCACCGTTGTGGTGACGGAGGTTGAGACGATCCCCGGCTATACTATCGACGAAAACAGCCGCACGCAAACCGTTACCATCAATCCCAATGATACCCAGACGCTTCACTTTTACAACGATCCCGTGGGCGGCGTGGAGATTATCAAGGTCAATGCGGATAAGACCTCTCAGCGCATTCCCAACACTACCTTTGAGATTCGCAAGGTGGACGATGCGCTGGTGGACACCGTGACCACAGGGAAAAACGGCAGCGTGTTCTGCTCTTTGCCGGATGGCGCTTACTACGCCGTTGAGGTCGAGGCAGCGGATGGCTTCCGACTGGATAATACGCCCCATTACTTTGAGGTCAAGGGCGGCAAAACCACCACGCTGACCGTCAAGAACAAGGCGCTGTCCGGCATCCTCATCCACAAAATCGACAGTACCACTGGCGAGGGCATCTATGGCGTAACCTTCCTGCTCTATGACGGCAATAAGAATCCCATGGGACAGTATGAATCCGATCAGGACGGCTATGTTTACATCGCCGACCTTGAAAAGTCCGGCCGCTACTATATCCGTGAGCTGGAAAACGAGGGCTACCATGTGGACAAGCAGCTCAAGACCGTCTATGTAACGGCAGGCAAAACCATTGAGATCGAGTGGGAGAACGAGCCTGTTACCGGTCAGATCCAGATTTACAAGTACGCCGCTGAATATAACGAAGTCACCGGCACAGCACCCGGCACGCCGTTAAAGGGAGCAGTCTATGAGATTGTCAACGCCCGCAGCGGCAAGGTGTTGGACTACATCACCACCGATGCGAGGGGTGTTGCGGCCAGTAAGCCGCTGCCTTTAACGCGGTATCAGATTCGCGAGGTCACAGCGCCTGCGTATTGGCAGGTGTCCTCGGAAGTGTTTGATGTTACGCTGGAATATCCCGGCCAGATCATCAAGCTGTCTGCCTACGATAAACCTTCCTCTCTGGGCGTTACGATCACCAAGCGCGGCAATAGTGCTGTGATGGCTGGCAGTCAGATGCGCTATGACTTCACCGTTGCCAACACCAGCAATGTGCCGCTGGAGTCATTCTTCTGGCATGACCGCATTCCTACGGATATTGCCAACGCGACCGTGCTGAGTACCGGCACCTACAGTGCGCGGCTTACCTACCGTATTCTTTATAAGACTAACTACAGCGCGAGCTATCAGGTGTTGGCGTCCAATTTGCTGAGCAGCAACAACTACAGCTTTGCCCTAAACGCCATCCCCATGCAGGCAGGTGAGGTGGTAACCGACATCTATTTTGACTTCGGAACCGTGCCGGTGGGCTTCCAGTCCGTGGCGAATCCCACTCTGAGCGTGATGGTCAAGGGCATGGCGGTCAATGGCTACCAGATGGTCAACCGCGCCGATGCCGGCGGCAAGTATCAGGGTACCTGGCAGACCGCAACAGCCAACTGGATCACCATTGTCCGCAAGATCGGCACTACCCCGAAACTGCCCAAGACGGGATATTAA
- a CDS encoding ATP-binding protein — MVMHLKRNAISELIRWKDSAERKPMVLKGARQVGKTWLMKAFGQNYYDHFVYFNFDEEDELKSIFETNKNPHRIIELLSMICGEKIEPEKTLIIFDEIQECPEALNTLKYFKEKANEYHVIAAGSLLGTLLAKPKSYPVGMVNLLDIYPLTFDEFLEATDPGLYAYYESIEKEQPIEEIFHNRLLEAYNYYLIIGGMPECVSSWIKYKDPAKVSQIQRELIEVYENDFSKHNGKVNSGRILMVFRSIVAQLAKPNEKFMYGAVREGGRARDFEEAIEWLVSAGMLNRVYNVSKMEHPLSAFDKLDQFKLFVFDTGLLKHMAGIDNAAVLLKTDYQFKGPLTENYVLQQLRGQFEVEPRYYSDKNSEIDFVLQNGMEIIPIEAKGGEDKSAPSFKKYVADHKPEHAFRFSKRGYRKDGDFTNLPLYLARKTKELL; from the coding sequence ATGGTGATGCACTTGAAGCGCAACGCAATTTCGGAGCTAATCCGTTGGAAAGACAGCGCCGAGCGCAAGCCCATGGTGCTCAAGGGCGCACGGCAGGTCGGCAAGACCTGGCTGATGAAAGCGTTCGGGCAGAACTACTACGATCACTTCGTCTACTTCAACTTTGACGAGGAAGATGAGCTGAAGTCCATCTTTGAGACGAACAAGAATCCGCACCGTATCATTGAGCTGCTCTCCATGATCTGCGGCGAGAAAATCGAGCCGGAGAAAACCCTGATTATCTTTGACGAGATACAGGAGTGTCCCGAAGCGCTGAATACGCTTAAATACTTCAAGGAAAAAGCGAATGAATACCATGTGATTGCCGCAGGCAGTCTGCTCGGCACACTGCTTGCCAAGCCGAAGTCTTACCCTGTCGGCATGGTGAATCTTCTGGACATCTATCCGCTGACCTTTGATGAGTTTCTGGAGGCAACGGATCCCGGCCTATACGCCTACTATGAGAGCATCGAAAAGGAACAGCCGATCGAGGAGATCTTCCACAATCGCCTGTTGGAGGCATACAATTACTATCTCATCATCGGCGGTATGCCGGAATGCGTGTCCTCTTGGATCAAGTACAAAGACCCTGCCAAGGTGTCGCAGATTCAGCGAGAACTGATCGAGGTCTATGAAAACGACTTCTCCAAGCACAACGGCAAGGTCAACAGCGGACGGATCCTCATGGTGTTCCGCAGTATCGTTGCTCAGCTTGCCAAGCCCAACGAGAAGTTCATGTACGGCGCTGTTCGCGAGGGCGGCAGAGCCAGAGACTTTGAAGAAGCGATTGAATGGCTCGTTTCAGCCGGTATGCTGAACCGTGTCTACAATGTCTCGAAGATGGAGCACCCGCTGTCTGCCTTTGACAAGCTCGATCAGTTCAAACTCTTTGTCTTTGATACGGGACTGCTCAAGCACATGGCGGGCATTGACAATGCGGCGGTCCTGCTGAAAACCGACTATCAGTTCAAAGGACCACTCACCGAAAACTATGTCCTGCAACAGCTTCGTGGGCAATTCGAGGTCGAGCCTCGTTACTACTCCGATAAGAACAGCGAGATCGACTTTGTGCTGCAAAACGGCATGGAGATCATCCCCATTGAAGCCAAGGGCGGCGAAGATAAGTCTGCCCCATCGTTCAAGAAGTATGTCGCAGACCACAAGCCGGAACACGCTTTCCGCTTCTCCAAGCGCGGCTACCGCAAGGATGGTGATTTTACCAATCTCCCGCTGTATCTCGCACGAAAAACAAAAGAATTGCTGTGA
- a CDS encoding conjugal transfer protein TrbL family protein, translated as MLELIFQGFLEWAYGLALECWQYFSTALLDIMSMDFAYLKSHAPVVDEIMQILLAVGWALLIGNLVFQALKSMAVGLGFEGEDPKLLFARTFVFAFLLLASPQICEIGLSMTSKIIELLQIPDAVNVTFVDESVFGAIGAAWLLVIIFGIIVMFKVFKLLLEIAERYVILAMLTITAPLAFAMGGSKSTSEIFTGWCRMFGSMCLLMVTNVIFFKMLLSVLATVPSGLDVLPWIVLILTIVKVARKADAIVTRIGLNPAITGDSLGRGLPGTLTYMVVRSAASQITKAVGKSAGNGGKGAAPNAPSGGPRMGGPGGGHGNTAEYVRQSAAQQSSTNQSTSQKSSDAQSASVHTGAPQSPSQEKSAPFAAQDSMPKNSTAPRPSQERKSSVPLGTRRSLTHIKAATKIPPVGAQNASGRPGTAGKAGASARPSVAGAAETLQSGVRSPASQRMRVHSPETTQPGRAGTSAAPSASRMSQINAQKVQGGATGQVTQAAEHTGITVGQTTVNTLQDNSPRPAAGIGGAMLTTASVRGGIQTVQQHTPNARYTQRPPKQPTGQASPPRAESPHPGTAGMQSAVSAQRPSGEPRPGRNGIPSRTAVSPDARQHSPIRQESRSASAAAAPTLKGTAPNRHPDPAGTAAGVPSASQSRQTVRPSAPSAKSSAQPGKKAVSTTAALKGSVKADGDVKPSRKQRGKKHG; from the coding sequence TTGCTTGAGCTTATTTTTCAAGGCTTTCTCGAATGGGCCTATGGGCTCGCTCTGGAATGCTGGCAATATTTCTCTACGGCGCTGCTGGATATTATGAGTATGGATTTTGCATATCTGAAAAGCCACGCTCCCGTTGTGGACGAGATCATGCAGATCCTTCTGGCAGTTGGTTGGGCGCTCCTGATCGGCAATCTGGTTTTTCAGGCGCTCAAAAGTATGGCGGTGGGGCTTGGCTTTGAAGGAGAAGATCCAAAGCTGCTCTTTGCCCGCACCTTCGTTTTTGCGTTTTTACTGCTGGCAAGTCCGCAGATCTGCGAGATCGGGCTGAGTATGACGTCAAAGATCATTGAGCTGCTCCAGATTCCTGACGCAGTTAATGTCACATTTGTAGATGAGAGCGTATTCGGAGCCATAGGTGCAGCATGGCTGCTGGTCATTATTTTCGGCATTATCGTGATGTTCAAGGTGTTTAAGCTTCTTTTGGAGATTGCGGAGCGGTATGTCATCCTCGCCATGCTTACGATCACAGCGCCGCTGGCCTTTGCTATGGGCGGCAGCAAAAGCACCTCGGAGATTTTCACAGGCTGGTGCCGGATGTTCGGCAGTATGTGCCTTTTGATGGTGACAAATGTGATTTTCTTCAAAATGCTGCTGTCTGTTCTTGCCACAGTTCCCAGCGGTTTAGATGTTCTCCCGTGGATCGTGCTGATCCTTACGATTGTCAAGGTCGCACGGAAAGCAGACGCCATTGTAACGCGCATCGGCTTAAATCCCGCTATCACCGGTGACTCTCTGGGAAGAGGACTCCCCGGCACGCTGACTTATATGGTGGTTCGCAGTGCGGCTTCTCAAATTACAAAGGCAGTGGGCAAGTCCGCAGGAAACGGCGGCAAAGGCGCTGCGCCCAACGCGCCGTCCGGCGGCCCCCGCATGGGCGGGCCCGGCGGAGGTCATGGCAACACGGCGGAGTATGTCCGGCAAAGCGCAGCGCAGCAAAGCAGCACAAATCAAAGCACATCACAGAAATCGTCTGATGCGCAAAGCGCCTCAGTACATACAGGCGCGCCGCAATCACCCTCGCAGGAAAAGTCCGCCCCATTTGCTGCGCAGGACAGTATGCCTAAAAATTCGACAGCGCCAAGGCCCTCGCAGGAACGGAAAAGTTCTGTTCCTCTCGGCACACGCCGCTCTCTGACACATATCAAGGCTGCAACAAAGATACCGCCTGTCGGTGCGCAGAATGCATCCGGCAGACCCGGTACGGCAGGAAAAGCTGGCGCTTCGGCACGCCCCAGTGTGGCGGGAGCGGCAGAGACTCTTCAAAGCGGCGTGCGCTCCCCAGCCTCGCAGCGCATGAGAGTACATTCGCCAGAGACAACGCAGCCCGGCCGTGCAGGAACGTCGGCAGCACCATCCGCTTCCCGTATGAGTCAGATAAACGCACAAAAAGTACAGGGTGGAGCAACTGGTCAGGTGACGCAGGCCGCAGAGCACACAGGGATCACGGTGGGACAAACCACCGTGAACACTTTGCAGGACAACTCTCCAAGACCTGCGGCGGGGATTGGTGGCGCGATGCTTACCACCGCCTCTGTTCGCGGCGGAATACAGACCGTGCAGCAACATACACCCAATGCGCGCTATACGCAGCGGCCACCCAAGCAGCCAACCGGTCAGGCATCGCCGCCTCGGGCGGAAAGCCCGCACCCCGGCACCGCAGGAATGCAAAGCGCCGTTTCTGCGCAGCGGCCGTCTGGAGAACCGCGACCCGGCAGGAATGGTATTCCAAGCCGCACGGCAGTTTCTCCGGATGCACGGCAGCATAGTCCGATCCGGCAGGAATCGCGCAGTGCTTCCGCAGCCGCCGCGCCGACACTCAAAGGGACAGCGCCTAACCGACACCCCGACCCGGCAGGAACGGCGGCAGGCGTCCCATCGGCATCACAGTCGCGGCAGACAGTCAGACCGTCCGCACCTTCTGCGAAAAGCAGCGCGCAGCCCGGAAAGAAAGCGGTATCCACAACTGCGGCACTCAAAGGCAGCGTAAAGGCAGACGGCGATGTAAAACCGTCAAGAAAACAGCGGGGTAAGAAGCATGGATGA
- a CDS encoding helix-turn-helix domain-containing protein, producing the protein MAETTYLRYIRLKCGITLMELEEHSSFSNQYLSLLELGRANCTPRNAETLDRAMLDIILSRAEELMKLAQICYEHKGHLLDAVEVDPNEL; encoded by the coding sequence TTGGCAGAGACAACCTATTTACGCTATATACGGCTGAAATGCGGCATTACGCTGATGGAATTGGAAGAGCACAGCAGCTTCAGCAACCAGTATTTGAGCCTGCTGGAACTGGGCAGGGCAAACTGTACGCCCAGAAATGCGGAAACGCTGGACCGTGCCATGCTGGATATCATTCTCTCCCGTGCAGAGGAGCTGATGAAGCTGGCACAGATTTGCTATGAGCACAAAGGACATCTGTTAGATGCCGTGGAGGTGGATCCGAATGAACTATGA
- a CDS encoding type II toxin-antitoxin system Phd/YefM family antitoxin codes for MMIRSATALRNDYDGMVKLSIEKQEPIFLTRNGDGEMVFLPIELWEKRQAELELFAEMLRREQNRFAGARTYSAADMQAETEELLRES; via the coding sequence ATGATGATTCGATCTGCTACTGCACTGCGGAATGATTATGACGGCATGGTGAAGCTGTCCATCGAAAAGCAAGAGCCGATTTTCCTCACGCGCAACGGAGATGGCGAAATGGTCTTTTTACCGATCGAGCTTTGGGAGAAGCGTCAGGCAGAGCTGGAACTGTTTGCTGAGATGCTTCGGAGAGAGCAGAACAGATTTGCCGGCGCAAGGACTTATTCTGCTGCGGATATGCAGGCGGAAACGGAGGAGCTGCTTCGTGAGAGTTGA
- a CDS encoding type II toxin-antitoxin system RelE/ParE family toxin: MRVEWLSEARNEYRQLLQYYKTEVGLPYARKFASKILTSVNQLERFPEIGVLKYDTLMGKHGFRALFIDQYACVYKIEGDTVYIYHLADARKNYIYHIFGMEEPDSTT; the protein is encoded by the coding sequence GTGAGAGTTGAATGGCTGAGCGAAGCGCGCAATGAGTACCGTCAATTGCTTCAGTATTATAAAACAGAAGTTGGTCTGCCGTATGCGCGGAAGTTTGCGAGTAAGATACTGACGAGCGTAAATCAACTCGAGCGTTTTCCAGAAATAGGTGTTTTGAAATATGACACGCTGATGGGAAAGCATGGTTTTCGGGCGTTGTTCATTGACCAATATGCTTGTGTCTATAAAATTGAAGGTGATACTGTCTATATCTACCATCTCGCAGACGCCCGGAAAAATTACATCTACCATATCTTCGGCATGGAAGAACCGGACTCAACAACTTAA
- a CDS encoding VirD4-like conjugal transfer protein, CD1115 family has translation MPRLSKLIEKIEDRLANKWGCWYERNKARVPLYAVLGGIGWYLYGMFLNSLKLGKESVFNTTGEVIESIWVFNPFKNLFAVFTPFGLGVSTFIALMVCLITKKGYSWFSGYKFTRDARGFDILPDGTHGTSGFATKKELAEHLELGSAEEVTGMLLGRIKARPDDPEKYATYVAHRMKPGENNNILCIGAPGSYKSRGFIIPFLMGCAQRSSGGHHESVVVTDPKGELFENLAPYFREHGFYVKAVNFLDMAHSDGWNCLAGLEANPDLVTTVANTIIQNTSGPKEADDFWSRAELNLLMALIHYVCNLKDARGNLLPLEQRSLGDVYKILAYKSVNEINRILAELPPEHPAKGPHGLFLKARENLWGNIIIGLGNRLAVFQNPLVDKITRNHDVDLLLPGQKPCAYFVIISAQDSAYRFLSSLFFSLTFPQLSNYARLHGGRLPVLTNFCLEEYLNIGYMEGISDVFNSIRGFNMSVQVAVQSLSQWQEKYPGKEWENQLGSFDMTLYMGCNDMTSAEYFAKKCGKVTISVTNNQFPLAPLFSPIYSTTRPYSQTRSNTQRDLLQPDEFLRLNKFLCIVMFNHYKPAQLYKIMLEELPEYKKLKKCSVFDYVPEWKKREEEGAKRRTAGNRTSAAARNTSSAPPAPQPSPASGKRPDMQPQTSPTEEAAASGSSCGNDNMTPEEIGLVEMTCEAILEGDDPELEELDDPTRIPPGRGI, from the coding sequence ATGCCCCGCTTATCCAAGTTGATCGAAAAGATAGAGGATCGCCTCGCAAATAAATGGGGCTGCTGGTATGAACGAAATAAGGCCCGCGTGCCGCTGTATGCGGTGCTGGGCGGCATCGGCTGGTATCTCTACGGAATGTTCCTCAATTCCCTCAAGCTGGGAAAGGAATCCGTATTCAACACCACCGGTGAAGTGATCGAGAGCATTTGGGTATTCAACCCCTTCAAAAATCTCTTCGCTGTTTTTACGCCCTTTGGCCTTGGCGTTTCCACCTTCATTGCCCTTATGGTCTGCCTCATTACGAAAAAAGGCTACAGCTGGTTTTCAGGCTACAAATTTACCCGGGACGCCCGCGGCTTTGATATCCTGCCGGACGGCACTCACGGCACCTCCGGATTTGCGACAAAAAAGGAGCTTGCTGAGCATCTGGAGCTGGGCAGCGCCGAAGAAGTTACCGGAATGCTCCTTGGACGCATTAAGGCGCGGCCGGATGATCCGGAAAAATACGCCACCTACGTGGCGCACCGCATGAAGCCTGGGGAAAACAATAACATCCTCTGCATCGGCGCACCCGGCTCCTATAAGTCCAGAGGCTTTATCATTCCCTTCCTCATGGGCTGCGCGCAGCGAAGCAGCGGCGGACACCATGAATCCGTTGTCGTGACCGACCCCAAAGGCGAACTCTTTGAAAACCTTGCGCCGTATTTTCGGGAGCATGGCTTCTATGTCAAGGCGGTCAATTTCCTCGATATGGCGCACTCTGACGGTTGGAACTGCCTTGCGGGACTGGAAGCAAACCCTGACCTTGTAACCACCGTGGCCAACACCATCATTCAAAACACCTCCGGCCCCAAGGAGGCGGATGACTTCTGGAGCCGTGCGGAATTGAACCTCCTGATGGCACTTATCCACTATGTCTGCAATCTGAAGGATGCCCGCGGCAATCTTCTTCCGTTGGAGCAGCGCAGCCTCGGAGACGTCTATAAGATCCTCGCCTATAAAAGCGTCAACGAGATCAACCGCATCCTTGCGGAGCTGCCGCCGGAGCATCCCGCCAAAGGGCCCCACGGCCTCTTTCTGAAGGCAAGGGAAAACCTCTGGGGCAATATCATCATCGGCCTTGGCAACCGTCTCGCGGTCTTTCAGAATCCGCTGGTGGACAAGATCACCCGCAACCACGATGTAGACCTGCTTCTTCCCGGGCAAAAGCCCTGTGCGTACTTTGTCATCATCTCCGCACAAGATAGCGCCTATCGATTTTTAAGCTCCCTCTTTTTCTCCCTGACCTTCCCGCAACTATCCAATTACGCCCGTCTCCACGGAGGACGGCTTCCCGTTCTGACAAACTTCTGCTTGGAAGAATATCTCAACATCGGCTACATGGAGGGCATCTCTGATGTTTTCAACTCCATCCGCGGCTTCAATATGTCTGTGCAGGTGGCGGTGCAGTCCCTCTCCCAATGGCAGGAAAAGTATCCGGGGAAGGAATGGGAAAATCAGCTCGGCTCCTTTGACATGACCCTCTACATGGGCTGCAACGATATGACGAGCGCGGAATACTTTGCTAAAAAGTGCGGTAAGGTCACGATCTCCGTCACCAACAATCAGTTTCCCTTGGCACCGCTGTTTTCTCCCATCTACAGTACCACCCGCCCCTATTCCCAGACGCGAAGCAACACCCAGCGAGACCTCCTCCAGCCCGATGAATTCCTGCGGCTCAATAAGTTTCTCTGTATTGTGATGTTCAACCACTATAAGCCCGCCCAGCTCTATAAGATCATGCTGGAGGAACTGCCGGAATACAAAAAGCTGAAAAAATGCAGCGTCTTTGACTATGTGCCGGAATGGAAAAAGAGAGAAGAAGAGGGTGCAAAGCGTCGCACGGCAGGAAATCGCACATCGGCCGCTGCAAGGAACACATCGTCCGCTCCGCCCGCACCACAGCCGTCGCCTGCATCGGGGAAACGGCCGGATATGCAGCCCCAGACTTCTCCCACCGAAGAAGCCGCAGCCAGCGGAAGCTCCTGCGGAAATGACAACATGACTCCGGAGGAAATTGGTCTTGTGGAGATGACCTGCGAAGCTATTCTGGAAGGCGATGACCCGGAACTGGAAGAACTGGACGATCCCACTCGGATACCGCCGGGCCGCGGCATATAA